ACCTATGGACTCATACACATGTCTCCGGCAAATAAAACTCACGGGTTGGTGGGATCAGACGGTGAAGCCATGAGAGAAGGGGGGGTTGGTGGGATACCTGCGATGGCTGAAATTCTCAAATCTGAGGAATTTCTACTTTGTTTCCTCTTGTTAGTTTGGGCTGAAAATTatgctcttttttcttcttcttttttgtgtcaATAGTAAGGACTGTAAATTCATGGGTTGGGTTTGGGCTCCATTCACCAAAATCAATCACTTATTGTACTAAACAATTCTtaagaaattaatctaattactTTTGGGAAAAAGATTTTcgattttattgaaataattccTGGAAATTTGAGAAAACttgtttaataattattgtttgtttCTTGGGAATATAAAGCTTtctgtttttctatttcattagTTAGAAACGAAAACCAATAAATGTTGTCTACCAATAAACATAGTTCAATccctaacaaatcaaatattaaaataaaattaaaattaaaaataaaaattaatcatataaaaagatctaaaataaacaaatataattaaaaaaataagaataaaaattaaaataaaaaacaaattaaaaaaacagattaaaataaaaagtatcaaaTCTAAAACATAACACACCATAAACAttgattgaataataaaattttaaaaaaataaaactttaacaaaaaaatcaaggaaaaaaaatagaaatcaaaagaatgaaaactgaattaaaaaaaattatatataaaaaattataattaaaggaataaattgaataaaaactcttataaaaatggcaagaaaaaattaaaataaaaaaaatattaaaaataaaagggataaATGTGTACCTTTTGAGGTATGAGAGAGaagaaatagataaaaaaaaaaaaatgattacatGCAATAAACAACACATTAGTTGTCATTAGACAGTTGTCATCAGACACtacattagaaagaaaaaaaataagttgtcaTTTCCAAAAACACGACAGAATAATAAATTCCGTCACAGGTAAGTATAACATGCACCaccagtttttttaattaaaaaaataattattaagtgcaaaaataaaatcaaaacgcCCTTCTTCGTGATTATagaataaacaaaaaaccaaagtaAAAGGATAAAGAAGCCCTTAAACACATGCCTTACCTTTTTTCGATTCTAAaggcaaaaaaattattttattattctaaaaaaggaaaatacaaaaataacctTGATTAACAGCTCTGATTTTTTTACTCTAAGGATAAATAAGTCATTGTATTGCtctggaacaaaaaaaaaaaaaaaagaaactaacaaTCTTTTAATGATGAATAGACCATTTGAAAAGAACGAATTACCTTAGAACCAAGGCACCCCGATTTTTCTTCAAATGATAAAAGCGTAATTTAACTATCGCAATGAATAGTTTTTTGTATCTATGTGCACAACGATCTTCACAGTATTTTTGCTCCGGTCTTTATTGTTTCTATTAATAcactcacacacacatattACATGCTAGTTTGATTCTTGGcgatttaaaaaaagagaataatataaaattatttttaatgtattttgagttaaaatgatttgttgaaagaatgTTTAAGTGTTAAGATAGGGAGAGAAATGGGAGGAAATTAAGTTAAAGAGTATTTgcgaaaaaaacagagaagaagaaaggaaacgGAGTTTCGAATTTTATTTGTGAATCATTAACAATTTAAGCTCCCTTCTTGCATCTCGAAAATGTTGTCTTTCCCGATCATCAGACACTGCAGTTCTTTGATGATTGTCTAGCACTGGAGGAGTTGACTCCAACAAGTTGTTCTTGGAACAATGTCCATGCTGTCGgcattttttcattcaatctAAGAAAACTGGAAATAAGAAATGGCGGAGCAGATGCACTTGTTGACACAGACGATGTGGATTGTTCAAGTTCTTGCAAAATCATTATCGCAGGATGTTCATTCTTCATTACCAAATACTTGGAGCATCCCCAATAAGGAATTAAAGCATCTATTAAAACATCAAGGGAGTGTGGCCATGGAAAGACCTTGCTGATCGTGCTGGTGTGTTTCGAACAGGGCTTTCTAAAGTGTGTTGCCTACAACTTTTCGATACAGCAGTTGAGGTAAAGCATGCTGTTCTTACAGCTAAATGGTTATTAACACTTGTTGCCCCCTTCTTTTGGTTTTATCGAAGCTGTACTGGAGCATGTTATATTGTTCTAGGCTCTCATTTATGCAGAGGAACTCCTCGCTAGGCTGCCTGTTCTCTGTAATTTGTCATGTCTCACATTCCCCCGTTAACCGTTGGTGTTTCATTGCAGAGGATTGCAGAAAATGCTCCAGCATGCAGCTTGCGTCAAAAGGCATTGAATTTTCAGGGGTAACCATGGCAAGCAACTAGTTTTCTAGGTATTCTTATGAAGTGTATACCATTGCTACAAGAGCTAAATAGTGTCCTGTGATTGACACGCAGGGGTTTTCCCCGGAGACACTCGATGTGCGAAGTGAATGGATGTTTGATCCTAAATGTTTATCAACACTTGGATGGTGCACAATCTGTGATTTTTCTAGACTTCAGAGCGAGGTAAATGCTGTTGAGATGTTACTGTAAAGCGCGATAGTCTTGAAGAATCTTCTCATTGCCTTGCCCTCTGGTGATGGCAACGGGGATCTACAGGACTTGAAGGGGGCTTATGTATTGAATCAACAGGTAAATATTTTCTGTAGTTGAGTCGTAAGGTTCAAAGCATAAATCTTTGGCTTAAAGAAGTCGAAGAAACCTTCGAGTTGCCTCCTTGATTGTATACTTGTGAATCACTGACTATGTTGAGTATAGATATGAAATCTGATCACAAGCTTCCTTCTCATATATTTCTATCGAATCAAAAAAAAGTCTCCAAAAACAATGAAACATTTGAGTTGAAGTGTCATCAGAATGGTTAGGGTACAAGAATCAGTTCTCCAGTAAATGGAACTTGATTTCCAAAAGTTGAAACTTGTGCAGTAGAAACAATTCAAGTGCGTTCTACAACCAAGTGACTAAAAATCATATTCCCTCGTGCTCTTAGAAGTTCAAATTTGGACAACTGGGAGAGTTGTGTGCAATCAATATGACCAGAAAATGCTCAATCGAAATCGATTTTGCCGATCTTTGACCATCTAGGGAAGGCAAGTAGCTGTTGATGAATCTTGTTCGTCTTGTCTACACCCTCATCCCTATGCGCAGAACCAGAATAAATTATATCCATAGATTCTAAGGCTGTAGCATTCTTTAAAAGAAAGCCAACTGCATCCAGCTCCTTTTCATCACCACGAAAACTTGCGACTTGAATGAATTTGAGACATGACAGGAAACAAGGTGGAGATGGGTCCAATGTCCAATCTTCTCGACAATTTGAAGGAACCTTAGGCATGCTGACCTACACATTCATCGTGATTCAATAACTGATTGAAGTCACAAATAAGGAACTTGACAGCGAGAAGTGGAAACTTGTAAAGTGCAGAGAGTTACCCCATACAACTGAAGAGCTACAAGATGAGGAGAGTTGTAGATGATGTGCCAAAATCCATCACTGTGAAGATTTGACTCCTCTGATTCAAACATTAAAGAGGTCAAGTTCGTAAATTCAAGCGGGAAAGCAAGCAGCTCAGGTGCGTCATCCAGAACCTgcgaataaagaaaaaactgcATCACACCTGTGAGGCCCGTAGATCACATAGAAGCTTAAGGGAAAAGGGGAAGCAAACACACATCAACAACATTAGTTGTTAGACACAAGGATTGAGCACTAGAAATTCCTTCAAGGAGCTTAGAGGCACGGTAGGCAGTTTGCCTCGGTTTGTCAGCAGCggaaaaaatagaaatgcaTGTCTCGACCACAGAAGATTCATATAAGCAATAGTCATTTGAAAGTGTGCCGATGATAGTAAAATGGGTGAGATCAGTTCGAAAAATCCTGACATGACAACCGCCTAAAGAAGCCGGACTGCTCTGACAAGGTTCATATATGTCCAAGCTCTGAAGTTTGGGAGCAGAAATGCTGACAGCCATGAGATTCATCCAATTGCACTCATGTAATTCCAACTCCACGAGGTTCGGGAGACTGAATAGTTGCTGGGTTGAGTGGTCATCAGTAAAGGTAACCTCATAGAGGTTCAATATCTTCAAACATGAGAGGGATATTGAAGAAGGAAGCTTGAGAATATATGGCATATTTATTTCCAACTCTGTCAATGTTTCGCAGTTAAATAAGCAATGAGGCAAATTAAACGATGCTTCGAAATCACAAAGTTCGAGATATAAATCCTTGACGTTACGATTTACAGCGGCAGAAATCCATGTACCAACCCGAGATGGATCGTCCTTGACTTTACATGAGAGAtagaatttttcaatattagaaGGGCCACGAAGAGCAAGAACCCTATCCACAAAATCCATGAAGAGCTTTCTTTTGGGGGATTTCAGACCAAAAAACGTGAGATTGGGTGTGGATTTCCACAGATGTAGCCACTTCTTTGATAATATGCTGGTTCTAACAGCAGCTGCTGTCGAGACGAACGACAGGATATGTTCAAGAAGAGCATCAGGTAAATTGCCAAAGCTTTTTTCACCAGAATCGGTTCCCTTTTCTGccttcaacttctttcttttggttttgcGAGTCAAAGATTTGGCCTCCATAGTTTAGACTTCGCCTAATGCATGAAATGAAGCGTCAGGTTGATCATCAGGACTCGTTACATTCCAAAATCAACTTTACTACAACACAGCAACATGAATATATTCGATTTTTTGCACATTTAACGCTAAAAGAATGGAGATTAGATGAAATTAAACCAGCAGCCTAGGCAAAATAAAAACAGATTTGACCACAGTTATGTGATATCTTGCAACATATCTAGTTCAACAAATTCATCTTCTCTTAATCTTGTTCAATAATGTATTCATCTTTCACCACGAAAAGACAATATCTATCAACaaactcatattattttatatttaattttattttgaaaaatagtatAGTGGTTTAGACtttaatgaataattttatattagtcTTTAACATAAGTAATTTATCAAAAGAAGAGAatgtaataaaaattcaaataaacaacTCATAAAACATGCAAAATATGCTTTTCTCATGTTAATATAAAATGCATTGAATGGCAAAACCATGTGAGaagaagataattaaaaaaaaaaaacctaacgaTGGAGAAGTTGAAGGATTTGCAGCCGAGATGAAGAAATAACAAGGAGTAGAAACAGAAGCCGAGAGTGAGGTCTTGTGTTTTTCGTTTTGATAATAACTTAGAGAAGATGGTGGCTAGGGCAGGACGTAATAAGTTACCTTTATATGGCAATTAAACTGAagtgagaaaattaaaagaaggaaAGTAAAGGGAATTAAATTTCTTGTTTGGTTTAAGGAAAGTGAGGGTTTTCTTTATTTAGATATATtgatgagaaaaacaaaatatatatatatatatatatatataacgattTTTTAGAGGATTCCATGAGcaatattcaatcaatttttttaatttctttctaatttggtgtaaagattttatatattaagaaaaataaagtttagggtattttttttttttattttctatttcccTTTAATTTCCTTTATTTTATGCTCCCAATTTTAGCATCCAAATAAAGGAAACGATCCaattagaaagaaattaaattaagaagaagaagaagaagaagaaaggatgaTTAATGGgtaattgattgagaattggaaAGGGTAATTTTCTTGGTCTGCGGTTGAGATTTAATTGCCTTGTTTCTTACGAGGAGTTGCTAGCGGATGGAAACGACAGCGTTCCTGGTTTTCTGTGGGAAACGAAGAGCCCGGTGACTGAGCGACATCATATCCaagtaaattcaattttatctccATCGAAGAGTCGGGTGTCTTTAGTATTATAgttattgtgaaaaaaattattttattaaaaaaaaattttaatcgagattagtttgaaaaaatatatgtttggttaaaactgtggttaaaattgaagttagctaaaaaatattttaatgtgtttggttaaaaatgcttttaaaattgaggttataaaataattttaaaaaatatatattaatattaatggtttttaatttaaatattgtagatttaactattgttattacatcatgaaataaataatattttatataaaatattttttattattccattaaattatctacaatttcatcacaTATAAAATACATTCGATAAAGGACTAtaatttttcacaaattttttaagagtacaacaatatcaggtaaaatataattaggaaaaaaaattgggattgtgatcaaattctgcaaatgctacgtcatcaagtgattttcgtctaatttatgtagtgtcattgaataatatttaacactagtttttcaaacaaaacataattaaaaatataattttattttattttattggatcGAATCCGGTTCAATGCATAGCTTTGAACCAGACCGGTCCAACTGAACAATGGACATGCTCCATGGAGCTATGCtccaaaaccggttcggttcggttcaaaaaGAAaccgaaattttttttaaaaacccaaaaGTGGAGCAtcggttttttttagttttttcaaaattttaatcggtaaCACTAAGAAGCAGCAAAGAGCTAGTTTGCAGCAAACCTGTAACTGTGCCACAGTTGGTAGTAGGtctcaccaataaaaaaaaattcctgctTTACCAAACAATAATAGTTGTGAATACGGATAAACTTCACCCACAATCACAATCACAGTACCAAACAATACCGAAATCAATCAATCGATGATATAAATTAAGCGACATGGTAATTTTCTAGGTCCATGGTTTGAGATTAATTGCCTTGTTTCTTTCGAGGAGTCGCTGGTGGATGGAAACGACAGCGTTCCTGGTTGAAACCAAGAGGTCTGGGACTAAACGACATCGtccaaaatcaatcaaatcgATGATTTAAATTACGCAAAAACCTAGCGAGGCAGAGATCAAATACTTTCACAGTTTCACTGGCTCTTTGGAGGAGATGCCACTCTAAGGCTCAACAGCGGTGGACTGTCTCTccatcttattttatatttttaggtaaatcaagaataaaaacccTCAGAACATCCAGtggcaaagctaaaaaaatttaaatgaaaaacaaattactaataaatacttgttattatatagatattcgttatataaaaaaatcaatttaaaacatatatactAACTtatatcaaatgaaattaatttaaaaatacttttaaaataaaaaaaattacattataattgtttctccttgattttttatatttttaaaactgcttttaaaataactttattatcAATCTTCTTcgaagatatttttaaaaataacccaaatctatatatatatatataataaaaataaaacattgctagaaaaaagattttgtagtgattttaataaaatgcatataaaaaaaatccaaaaatggatGATTTTCCAAGAAACATGCATTTGCTTTATTTGGACGTGAAGacacatagtattttttttttttttttttccc
This is a stretch of genomic DNA from Populus alba chromosome 11, ASM523922v2, whole genome shotgun sequence. It encodes these proteins:
- the LOC118035847 gene encoding F-box/LRR-repeat protein At3g26922 codes for the protein MEAKSLTRKTKRKKLKAEKGTDSGEKSFGNLPDALLEHILSFVSTAAAVRTSILSKKWLHLWKSTPNLTFFGLKSPKRKLFMDFVDRVLALRGPSNIEKFYLSCKVKDDPSRVGTWISAAVNRNVKDLYLELCDFEASFNLPHCLFNCETLTELEINMPYILKLPSSISLSCLKILNLYEVTFTDDHSTQQLFSLPNLVELELHECNWMNLMAVSISAPKLQSLDIYEPCQSSPASLGGCHVRIFRTDLTHFTIIGTLSNDYCLYESSVVETCISIFSAADKPRQTAYRASKLLEGISSAQSLCLTTNVVDVLDDAPELLAFPLEFTNLTSLMFESEESNLHSDGFWHIIYNSPHLVALQLYGVSMPKVPSNCREDWTLDPSPPCFLSCLKFIQVASFRGDEKELDAVGFLLKNATALESMDIIYSGSAHRDEGVDKTNKIHQQLLAFPRWSKIGKIDFD